A window from Leptospira meyeri encodes these proteins:
- a CDS encoding sensor histidine kinase, whose amino-acid sequence MFFSLAWLSLTLSLGVWWWILGFRQAKTISEISISDARQVELNRVNRMLQLEGSFFLSMLTLGGVTLAILSYRDHKRSKLISDFFSTVTHEMKTPIASLQLQIEVLLENTKEPELKRKLEKIWKENQRIESQMGNAFYLASLMQGESLYMEPLTISDLCESYSHHEPDLTWNVLIPKDTKVYIDKKAFFAMLKNLSENAKRHGKAKTIKLTIAKDNEEISFLLEDDGVGFSGNKKNLTLPFLRHSKTSGSGIGLYIVKKLIEKMKGSLEFPNSSSGFQVKLNLKEVS is encoded by the coding sequence ATGTTTTTTTCCCTGGCCTGGCTATCCCTCACACTTTCTTTGGGTGTGTGGTGGTGGATTTTGGGATTTCGACAAGCAAAGACTATTTCTGAAATTTCTATTAGCGACGCAAGGCAGGTCGAACTAAACCGAGTCAATCGGATGTTGCAACTAGAAGGATCCTTTTTTCTTTCTATGCTGACTCTCGGAGGAGTGACCCTGGCGATTCTTTCCTATAGAGACCACAAACGTTCCAAACTTATATCCGATTTTTTTTCTACCGTCACTCACGAAATGAAAACTCCCATCGCCAGCTTACAGTTGCAAATCGAAGTTCTTTTGGAAAATACGAAAGAACCAGAACTCAAGAGGAAATTAGAAAAGATTTGGAAAGAAAACCAACGCATTGAATCCCAAATGGGAAATGCATTTTATCTTGCAAGCCTTATGCAAGGGGAATCCTTGTATATGGAACCTTTGACCATCTCTGATTTATGTGAATCCTATTCCCATCATGAACCAGACCTAACTTGGAATGTTTTGATTCCGAAAGATACAAAAGTATATATTGATAAAAAAGCATTTTTTGCTATGTTAAAAAACTTAAGCGAAAATGCAAAACGACACGGGAAAGCAAAAACGATCAAACTCACCATCGCAAAGGATAACGAAGAAATCTCGTTTCTTTTAGAAGATGATGGAGTTGGCTTTAGCGGGAATAAAAAAAACCTAACATTACCATTCCTACGCCATTCCAAAACGAGTGGGAGCGGGATTGGTTTGTATATCGTTAAAAAATTAATCGAAAAAATGAAAGGTTCA